From the genome of Cuculus canorus isolate bCucCan1 chromosome 13, bCucCan1.pri, whole genome shotgun sequence:
TAATGGGTTGGCTTCTTCCACAAAAGACATACAGCACAACACAGTGCACTACGGAAACTATTTAAAGAGGCTGGATGGGTTTGATCACAAAGGAATTTACCACAGGCTCAACAGTTACACAAAGATGCTTTTTATTCGTGAACCTTTTGAAAAGCTGGTATCTGCATTTCGGGACAAGTTTGAACATCCAAACAATTACTACCACCCAGTTTTTGGAAAAGCCATCATTTCCAGATACCGTGTCAATGCCACCAAAGAAGCATTAAGGACAGGCTCTGGGGTCAAATTTAAAGAGTTCATTGAATATCTCCTGGACGTACACAGGCCAGTGGGTATGGATATCCACTGGGATCACGTCAATAGGCTTTGCAGCCCTTGTTTAATAGACTACGACTTTGTTGGGAAATTTGAAAGTATGGAAGAAGACGCCAACTTTTTCTTACACTTAATTGGTGCTCCACAAAATTTAACTTTCCCTAAGTTTAAAGACAGGCACTCCGATGAAGAAAGAACTACCACTAAAATTACACAGCAGTACTTTGCACAGCTTTCTCCTTCTCAACGACAGCGAAGCTATGACTTTTACTATATGGATTATTTGATGTTTAACTACTCAAAACCTTTTGAAGATTTATATTGATTGGAGAGCTGGAACATTCCCACAGTCATATTGGTGGAATTGCATAACAAAGCCAGGTGGCTGCTGTTTATATATACTTGTCTGTTAGCAAACAATTGGTTGAggagcaggaaaaaacccaaaccagaacaTAAATGGCTAGTGATGTTTACACCTTGACCTTAATTGCCTCCTTTTTCaaatcatattttttctataatttCTCCACGTTATACGTATGTACATATGTGTATAATATTATATGTCAGGGCTCCCAAATAAAGCACATGATTTTCCATTCTGGTGTGGAGTGGTTTGATACTGGGAAGCACAGCTGACAGTTCTACAGTGGAGCCAGTATTTCAATTTTCTATTTGGCAAATAAGTCTGAAAGGGACAGAGTagcaagaaaatacagtaatattCACCATTAGTTGAAACCTGCAATACACAAAACCACACAGTAAAGAGGCACTAAGTGTTTGAAGTTGGTCACAGATTGTCATTTACTGATATTTGTAAGTTAGTTAGGGCAAAAAGTCTATGACATTGCTCAGAAACACACCAGTAAACGCAACTAATACTTATTGACCATGTGAGTGCAGTATTAAACCAGATGTTGTAATTCAGAGTGAGGATGAGTTCTCTCCCTTCAATATTTCCCTTATGGCACATTCATCTGCAGAAAGATAAAATGCAGGCGAACATTTGCATCTTTATAAATGTTATTAAGATTCCTTTAATCCTTTGCATTAACATAAATCTCTGGTTTAATCTTTATAGTCACCAGGAATATCAAATCTTTCCTTCATAATAACAAGCAAGAATAAATGAAACTTCCTGCCCAACAGGGTAGCTCTTTTCATTGCTGCAAACAGTTTGCACTTGTTTATTCCAGTAACAATTGGATCTGACTTCATACACAAGACATATTCCAGGTGTCTTAGTTCAGTTCTTCACCTTCTATACTTAACGTCTTGGGAGAATCAAATACTGGACCTTCCACCGGTTTGGTGTATCTTCACGCTAATTTTATATATAGCACTCTTGTCTACACGTTATTATCCACTTATAATGACAACATTTAAATTTGCCATATTGGAAAAAGTCTCAAAATACACAATGCCAAACCTGACCTCCCCAGTAATTTCTGGAGTCTGTCTTTCACAGCCAAGGATTCTACTGCCACTGGCACCAAAAAAGTATACAAACACCTAAGAAGAAACACTTGTTCCAAGCAGCTTCACATTTACAGATTCAGATCCAAAAAAGTTTACCCATACAATAGTTTCACGAATCACCAGTACCGGTATTACAGCTGCCCCAGAAACATCCAATatcttttttgcattttttttaaattttaacagggaaaaatttgttttaaaataccttttactGAAAGCTTTACCAACAAATGCTTCACCCCTCATGTCTGACATTAGACATTTATTTCTTGTTCAGAGAAAAATTATCTACATTGAAAAGGTAATGTGAAACTTACCTTGCTCCATGAAACCAGTCACCATTCCCAGCCTGCCCGGGCTCCTCATCACTGCCTGGCTGCTACACCTGACTATCTACCCCACCCCCTTAAATGCTTGTTGATCTGCTCACCTGACCAGCCTTTGTAATCAAAGTAATTCTGCTAGCCTAGACCAGGTGTAACAAGCTGGGGGCTACTCACCTGGGCTGCTTGGCCAGTAGGTAAGTGAGACAGGCGCCCTCCCTCAGCAGGTCACGTGGAGGAGTATCTAAGGGAAAAAGATGCACATTAATCACTTTCTGGTGGAGACAGAGGAGAGCACTGATGCTGATAGAGGTGGGATTTACTGGGGGGGTGGAGGCCTAGTCAAGACCACCACCAGGAATCTGAGTCATGCCATCCTTAGCATTTAACAGTATTAAGTGCTCTAAAAGGTGATGGCACTATAATTGATGCAATTGATTTTCAGTAGCTACAGAAACCACAGATAATCACCAACACAAGGAAAGGATATAACAAATACTGGAGCCTTCATAGCTGCTTCTTCAGACCCTGATTTAGCAAGCAGGTCAGTGTCCCAGAGCACAGTGTACTATCACTGCCCCTGCAGACTAGCACTGAATTTCCATTGAGAGAAGAATCTCAATGGACCTTATTGAATCACCACtacagcagaaaagaacatgCAGACCCATAGGTTAGCTCTGTGATGCAATTATTATTCCTTTATTATTGACACAGGTTTCCTTAAATCACGGAGCTTACATTCTTTATCTGCCCCCTACAAGAAATCACACAGGTAACTGGGCAGAGTCCAGCTAAACGTTTGGAAGAGAAACATAACTGTACAAATCTCAGCCTCACCTGTTTATTCTCATTTCAGTGATACCAGAACAACAGCATCTGCATGCAGCAGGAGTTTGTTCCCAGAACACCCCACAAGAGACAAGGCAGCGCACAGCCTGCTCGAGCTGATGCTGCTTCAAGGGATTATTTTCAGGTTGGCACTGTTATTTGTGGTGACTTCAAAGCCTCAGTGTGCACCTGCACACTCTCGAACAATGACTTGGGAAACATCCCAAGCTGcatatttataattttcatCCCAAGACAACAGCTGCTGGTTAAGAAGGGCAAGCAATTTTCTTAGCTTTCATCAATGGAACCTAGCAGACAAGCCTGTAAACAAACATCTCTAACGGCTTCCAGACTGCTATAAGAACACCCTGGAGCCAAGTACAAGAGCAGGTGAGATTTCACAGGAGCTGTACCAGTGACAACCGATACGTACCACTGGCAAGTCACTTTTGCCAGAATTTCTCAGGACAACCCAGAATTAAACATGCACTTAGACTCAGAGTGGATTCAAGTTTTAAGAACAGCAAGCACTCACTTATTCCACACTTCACTTAATCCTGAAATACGTGAAAGCTTTATACATAATGCATCACTTGAGCAGTAAGGGTGAGACAGTACAGAATATAGTGGCACAGAATGGGAAAAGAGACATGATCAAGCCTTGCTTACTGCCACCAAGCTATTTGGTTAATGTATCATGAAGTAATTGATACACTTAGTTGGGATTCGTGctcaaaaataagaatttttgaagttttctttatGATTAGACTAATAGAAACATTCAGCctggtaaaaaatattttctggtctgGTTTAattttctggaggtgttcaaggccaggttggttggggtCTTGGGaagcctgattcagtgggaggtgttcctgcccacggcaaggggctggaactggatgggctttgaggtcactccccaaccattttatgattctatgattaatgaAGAATCCAgatatttagtttaaaaataacactttggGAAGTGGACACAACAATGGACAATTAACTTGTGTGTAGCAAGGAGCACATATACTTAAACACCTTCTATACAGCTAAATCTTTTAAGTGTCATTTCCCAGGCAGTTTGTTCCATAGTAATTTTTACCCAGTTGCATGAAGAAGCTCTTTCAGGTTCTGCCATCCATTGCTACTTTTTGCAACCAGCATCTTTCCTTAACTAAAGAAACACATTTAACAGAATTGTAGGGGAGGTCAAGTTTTCCATTCTCGTACTTTGTACGAGACCTGAATTCTTCTGACTAAATTCAGCTGTTACAGCACCGCTGGTCCTGTTTCCCATTCAGCTTTATAGGACTTTCTATCAGTGATCTTTTCTAGCAGTGTCATCATTTTCACCTGGAGCTTAAAATTATGCTGTcaagtaatgaaaaatgaaagcgGCTTTCACAATCCAACTTTTCCACAGCTATTTTCCCAATCTGGGATTCATGTCCAGATTTACTTTCACTTAATAGAGGAAACTTCCTCTCAACATATCCAAACACAAGTAACATCACCAGCTGCAAAAGGTGCTAAGATTATGTTcaagcagagggagcagcagcgTGGGAAGCAATGACCTAAGGCGATGGCACTAAGAGCTTGTCCCAATCCATTAAACACTAGTGGAGGTGGCTCCTTTCCTAAGAAATGAAAGCTCCAGGCTACAGTTCACCTTCAAATTCATAGATACAGCCTAATGTACATTATGATCACAAGAAAAAGTTGTCTTATCTTTGTTTAAAGTGGGCATCCAGCCAGTACAGACCTTTTGGGGTACCATGGTGTAGGCAAGGAGAAGTCAGGTGAAGGCGATGCCAGGCTACATACAGACACATGTACTGCAGATCACAGGGCACAGTTTTAGCTTGTCTCGCTCTATAAAACGTCAAATATCTGATGTGTTTCTACAGTATTCATTCACAACACTCCTACACTTAGTACTATTCAGGTAAGCTAATCTCATGGCAGGTAACTGGGAGAGACTGTTATCTGCTTTGGGTCTGATCCCTTAGAATTGCTCCAATTTTCCCATCTCTGCTGTGGAGGAAAACTCAAGAATGATATAATCTTTAGTggttttcattgcatttcattCACCAAcctcaaattaatttttaatttgcctATAGCAACATATAATGGAAAGGGGTTTAGCCTGACTTTTTTTGTCCCCTCCAATATCTCCTtttctatctctttttttttaataatgccACGACGGCCACAGTCACTACAGCACAGGAAATCTGACCAGTAAAGCAGAGAAAGTGATAGAGCAAGAGGCAACTATATTAATATAGTCTCACATTATGTTTCTCCATAGACATGAATCCTGCTCAAGTGACACACTGTGTACCCATGGAGGTGATACGGTCTTTATAATTAAGGCATACAGTGACCATTTCAAGTAGTGTGGAAAAATGTGGTAGACAGTATAAAATGGGTTATGAATCTGAGAGTTTATCCATGTTTatatgtaaatttttaaaaagagtatttAATATCTAAAATAAATCTGAGAACTTCACTAGCTCATCCCaccaaaactgaacattagGATTGTATTACAGTCTGTGGAGCACAGCAGGTGGTAACGATCGAAAATATTCTACCTCGGACCTCTATCATACGGAGTTTCAAAATTAACCAGCCAGAATAAAAGACTAAGCCTGCCAGATTTGACCAAAATATACAGCTTATAAACACTCTGGAATGAACACATGCAGATGTAAGATCAATTCTTGAAAAATTTAGAAGATATAGGGATGATCCTGCATATCTctctctttatatatatataattataaagaaaggagaaacagaggCAAATGAATGTAAGAACAATGAAATTCCTGTATGTGGTGTTAAAACACAACcattacatattttcatttcatttctgctcCACTGTTTCCAAAATAGCATCACATTACAGTCAAGGTAAAGGGGGAGCAGGTAGCTCTGACTGCCCGGAACAgcttccccagctttctgggaaaatttactCTTTCCCCACCAAAACCAGGTAATAACCCTTTCCCAGCTGAGACCAAGACACATCCAGAAAGAAATGGGACTGGGGAGAAACTGCCCTGTCCAGCTAGTGGTCTAGTTTTAAACAGTCTGAATCTGCCTAGCACTTTTTAAATGCATCTGCATTTGGACTAACGCCTACGTTTGGCAGGTTTAGCATGTGGCATAAATGATATATGATGCAAAACAGACAGGTCTGCCAGTTTTTGAAAGCTCATAACATGGATTCACATTCTTCCTGAGAGCGATTAAAACCTGCAGATACACTCAGCCTCACTAATCCAAGTCTGTGGAAAAAATGCTAATGCAAACTCAAGTATATACATCCGCACTTCACTTCTGCCTTCATTGACTGTTTGATTGGTAATTAAGGCATATATTTGGTTCCAGAGatataggaaaaaaactcaCATCCCAAAGGAAGCTGTCGAATCTGAGCCCAAGGTTATTAATCACACTGCCTCTAATTGTATATAAAGTATCTTTACTCCctcaaaaatgatttttttaaatattatggGATTTAAATATGTCACAATATTCTGGATATCTTGATTAGATCTCCTTTAATATACTGCCTCTGAataattcttaatttatttaacaCCACTATAAATCTCACAGAAATGAAGAACTCTTACTAATCACTAAGATTAGGCAGAATTTTTAGCCTGACTAGACTTGCAACAAAATTTGataaggggattttttttcctcaaacagTGCTTTTTACTGTCTTCTTGTAATTAAAGTTTCAACCAAGGTCCCATTAGGCCAATACCGATCCCCCCTGTGAATCAGACAGACCCTCAAGTCTTCACATTTCAGAGTTAAGTCTCACTGGTAACCAGCATCCGGGAAGGTTTTGACTAAATCAAGCGAGAACTCATAAAGATTAAAAGCCTAAAGAATTTTGTTCCtcactgacatttaaaaaattttctACATCATTCCCCCGATTCAGCAATATCACATGTCTGCACAAAACACCGCACGGGCTCCTTCGCAGCGTTGACTGCAAGGGAAGGTTGGTGACAGTGGCTACAGGAGCCAATTTCAAGTCAGGTAGCCAAAGTGCATTAAAGTTCACTCTGGATGCCCTTCCTTCATTCAGTGATCCCTCAAGATTAGGGCTTAAAAATCAGTACAGTGACGTCAGGGAGGGATAGAACCTGTGCTGAGCAGAAAGCTACAgggcaaaaggaaaggaagggctATGCAGAACCCCTGGAAGCTCGAAGAACTGGCAAAGAGGAAGCACTACAGAATCTGCCCCAAGGGAGAACACACTAAATTAGGTGGCTGGGCCAGGACTGGTCCTGCAGTGGAACCACTTTACATGCATTCCTCTCACCTACAGAAGGTAAGAGGCTGTAACAGGGACATTCTTGCTTCTTTTATGGCTTCTGCGTCCCTCACATCTTCGTAGCCCTTCCACAAGCGTCTCTATGTTGGTGAAAGCTACAGCATCCCTCCTGGCTCTGGCAAGAGCACTTCCAAATTTCCTTTCCCAAACTATGATCACACATGTTCTGGGGCTTCATCCGTTTGTCACTTTCTGATCCTGGCTTTCACAGTTTCTCCTCTGTGCTACCCTTGCAATTCCCATAACAATCTCTCCCTTAGTCACTCCCCATCCCCTTGATCTTGCAGACGTGTGCCAGTCTGCAAGACCCAACACCAGACAGGCTATTTCTTTAAGTAAGAAAGGGATTCCCAGACCCAGGCAATGAAAGTCTTGCTGTTACCTTAAATATGCATAACAGCTCAGTGcatggcttttcttttaagcttttGCCAAGCACTGTTCAAAACAAGCATTAACTTTGATCAAAGACAGCTCTTAAGCAAGCATCAGAATAAAAAGGACATTCTACCTTCTACCATACCATAACAGTGTGAGATCTTATTATATTTactataaaacagaaacaaccaTGTATATGGCATTTGATCAGCTACAGAGTTCACCAATACCAGTTTTatgtgtttgttattttttttctgctccgAAGAACTGAAAAAACCAACATCATTGTAGCACAGCCTGTCAAGACAAAGGGATAGAAAATCAAAGCACCAAATGGAGAAGAGGTAGAAATCCACACATACCAGCTCTGCATTCAAAGTTACCTTCCTGCTTAGAGAAAGGGTTTCCCTTTCATTTGCTTCTGAAGCATTCAATATAACTCAGTGCCAAAGGCAAGATTTCATACTCAGAAGAACAACTCTGATGCTCTATGGGAAGTCTTAGGAAGCTTGTCCTAGCATATTTCTCTTGCATCCTACTGCCTGCTGGTAGCCTTAAAGAATAAGGACTTTTTATTACATGGGCGATCTGGTGACAGAAAGGTATAAACTATTCACGTAAAATGTCTCGCCATAGTCTCCAGTATCTCTTCCTTTACCTAGTTGTGATACCAACAACTATTTGTAGCCCCCCAGCCACAGACCATTTAAATATCTGTCTCAGAGGAGGTGGCCTTCTCCTTTGAAAACTGGAAACATTAGTTCGCATCTCAAGAAACAGTGATATCAAAtctaaaaagaaagaggaaaaaccttACCCTTTATAATCTTCCCCAGTGGTTTTGAAAGATCTGGCAGCTGCCCAAGAGGGAAAAATTGTCCCAGTAATTGAAACTATGCTCCTGGAAAACGTAATTTCTAAAACTGTTGATCTTCAGCAAAACACCATAGATCAGGATCTTTCTAACCAGCAGCACTAGAACAACTCAAGAGGGTGGCTAAAGCCAGTGAACAGGGGTTTCCCTGTAATTACTGAAAAATTGAACTAATTTCTTATCACCCTGGATAGCTTTCACCTCTTGCCAGCAGCATTAATGTAGAACGTGGATACTGATAATGAGGAGAGCAGGAACTGGAAGTGTGTTAAGATGTGAAGGCTGACTTTAAGGGTGTTCACGTGTAGTGCGCCACGCCATATAATTAATACAACTCCTTTTTACCAATTCAAAATGTGTACTTCTTCACACAGAGCTGCAGTCCTGATCATATTTAGGGCAACACTTCGCCCTTTTGCATTCTCTCTTATCTCAGATCATTAAGTACTTTGGAAGAAATGACAGTAATGTGACTTACTTTCATTTGGTAAGGTCTTTTACTTTCCAAAAACAATGTAGCCAGACCCTTAGGATGTTTTAGGTACTCAACACCCCATCTAATAAATAAGAAGACTGGCAAAgtgttgagaaagaaaaaacaaaaaaacacatccTTGGAGAATATAAATCTGTTGTAAAACACCATTACCAAATCCCTAAACACAGTCCGTAGCAAGGCCAACAGGGAAAGGTTTCTAGAAGTCAGCTAGGAGCTTCACCTTTCCCATGGACTTTTACTCaatcctttattaaaaaaagagccTACAAATGTCTATTCCATATCTTCTGTAAGTGATAACATTCCCATGAACAGAACAAGTTGATGGGAAAAACGCCTTCTCTAATTACTCACTACAAAAGCAAAGAGTCCAAACCAGAATTCACCATCAGCTTAAATAATAATCAGCCTAATGACTAGGTTGGTGACACAGAGATGAGCTTGAAGGAACAAAATAGGTGGCTGCAGGGTTATCACGGGGGAAGCTGTTGCTTTTGAGCTAGGAACTGTTGAAAAAACTCCTCTGAGGCTTCAAAGAGACTTGCAGCGAGGAACCACAGAGATCCAGCACCAAGTGAAGGAGTTATAAATAATTTCGTACAATGTACTTCCCATATACCAGCAGCCAGAGGATGCAACAACCCCTAAGAGACCAGAGAACTTTACAGACACCACCCCCAtagaagaggaggctgcaaacAATCATGCttacatttttaacatattGCAGCAGGATGAAAGACAAGGACTGTAGAGTGAAGGCCTAGATTGGGAAGATATAACCTTTACGGTTTATACAAACATTAAACTGAGaaggttacaaaaaaaaatcaaaaagaatgAGTTGCTGCTTCAAACAGATAGCAAGCAGAGGTTTACACGGGCTAAAAACAATCGGGTTCTGCTTCGTAATGATTCATAAACACAGACAGAGCCATATGCACATGCCTGCCAAGGCCTGTGGCATGGAGAAGCACTCAGTCTCTGCTCCAACACACACGGCTCTGTGTCTATTGCCTCTTGAAAGAGATATAGAACCTTTCTTTACCATTTCTGGGTTTACTGTATGGATGTACTAAGGTTTCCAGTTAACAAATATGTTGCAGCTACGAATCAGTAATTTTCATCTTCAAGAGGCTCCTGATACAGTAGGGACTGAATTCTGAACACTTGAACGCTCAAAAGGAGATCGGCCGTGGAAGCATTCCTGATCtttgcatacatatatatatatacacatatgccAGTAAGGAAGCCTGGGGACCATGTTCAGCAGTGGTCTCCTGCATTCACTCACAAGGGACGAAGGAAACAAACTCTGGGGAAAAAGAGTCAGCAGCAGCCTaactatttaattttcatgCCATGCTTTTTTAGTTCTTCTCTGGCTTTGCCCTCCACATTAGGTAGCTAGCTAACAATCTCTCCAGAACCCAGGCTTGAATCCTGCTCTGTTCCATCTCACTTCTCACCAGTTTGCACTACAATGAAAAAATAGTTATATTCTATTTAGGCTGTTGTCCAAAGATACCAGCAAGACGTCTGCTTTTTTCATCTTGCTGTACCTCACACTTTATCGTTTGAGCAAGCCCACAACACCAAGCCACAGCACAGCCACTTGGCATTCTTCAGCAATGAAACCCATTCTCCTGCAAGCCAGTAAGAACAGGGAGAACCTTCTATCCACATGGCATAACATAAATGAGAACCTGTGATTTCAGCCTCAGGACAGAGATGAGATGAAAACACAGATGACTGCAGAGCTACAGGAGGGATCATTTACACACTAGCCCTCTTCCAGGTCTAGGCCAGAAGTAGGAACAGAGCAAAGGGAGGCAGATAAGGAGAAAGGGCACAAAAGTGCTCTCCAGAAAGCTGTCATGCTTAGATGATCGCCAGGAATTCTCAACAGACAGCAGAGCGCAGGCAACCATTTGGGAGAGGTCCGTTAATAAGGACACTAAATTACCACTATCTCCAGATTATTGCCAGCACTGTGTATTTTCTGAACCCACGTACACAAGTGGTTCATAACTGAGCAAACCCAGCAAGCCCGCAGCCCGTCAGCAACGGGTCGGCTTCCCGGGTGGATGGGGCTTAAGGGCAGGTACCgtggcacagctggagctccGTGAGGGGCTGCGGGAGACATTTATTTCTCCTGACACTGTAACTTACTGTGTCAGTCACAATGTTATCTGGGTCACCGCTATAAGTTTATGCGGCATCAACAGCAgtagcagctctgctggcaggcTTCCCTTCAGTACCTACAACGATGTAGCATTAGCATCCAGTCCTGATCCCTGGAAAACTTCGATTACATCATCTAACCCAGGCAAAACTTCAGCCCAGGATccagaagagagaggaaagttATCAGCGAGAGAGAGGAGAGTCATCAGTGAACAGCTGCATAATTAAACTGCATTCTGGCTGTCAGACACACAGCACAGGGATTTTGCTGCAGATGCCAGTCCGCCTTCCACAATAAACTTCACCCATTTActtgtttcttctcctctcccctaaTTTGCCTTACAAACCATCTGAGAGGCAGCAGAACGGCCATGCATTTTAACCttccccctcctgcagctccacacAGGTTGCGTGGGTGCTGCCGCCTCTAAATCCGCAGCAGAACCACCACAAGGCCCGGAGCGCCGGAGGGATGCGATGCTCCTGTGCCGTTTCCATGGCACTGCAGAGGCCTGCGGGCTGAAGCCCTGCTGTCTGCCTTCTCCCGCCCAGCttgcagagaaagaataaaCGTGCTTTCTCAGGGCTACATGGttattgcttctttttccttcagagccCTCTCAATAGCTCATTTCCATTGTGTTTGCCTCCTCTCCACATCGCCGCTGTCATTAATTAGGCTGGCACTTCATGGAACCAACAATATTTGGGGCTCACCCAATTAAGCAGGCTCGCAGCAGAAGGTCATCCCTGTCCCTGAAGAAGCCAGGCTAGCAGGCTGCATCCTCCACGACACTAGGAAAAGCTCAcctctcagggtttttttccaacgtatttttttcctctcccataGGAAAGCACACAAATTGGGTGCACACGGaatacaaaacccaaaccatctgAAAACGAGGCTTCCGgttttgggatttttatttcttttcatttaattaaattttgggGGTTGCTtcagtcaaaaagaaaaaaaaaaaagccaaaacacaaataatccaCTGTATGACTTAGAGAATAAGTCCCAGAGTCGGTAATCAAGTGATTACAAATGAGCCTGTGAAAACAAGCAACAGCCATCACAAACTCACCTGATGACCTTCACCCTCCCTGCTTTCCCCAAGGAGGGAGAAACTGTAACAAGcaaaaaacattctttcaaGTACAAAATGCCCAAcccttgggaaaggaaaaaaacaggcattTGCGAAAGC
Proteins encoded in this window:
- the CHST8 gene encoding carbohydrate sulfotransferase 8 isoform X2; its protein translation is MGFKQPKKDCVSSNNQDRGLRKNTADRVAKQSYSLHLPEHMPTNLQSTDRRQNSIMFAVKDQQKGEEINSINLHKRRRRFIIKKSPILISMNSSILNLPTLKPEDRNSKWKSLYQIQRERKRIMRETCSKYKSNNRRIITPYHVSRIFVEDKYRILYCEVPKAGCSNWKRVLMVLNGLASSTKDIQHNTVHYGNYLKRLDGFDHKGIYHRLNSYTKMLFIREPFEKLVSAFRDKFEHPNNYYHPVFGKAIISRYRVNATKEALRTGSGVKFKEFIEYLLDVHRPVGMDIHWDHVNRLCSPCLIDYDFVGKFESMEEDANFFLHLIGAPQNLTFPKFKDRHSDEERTTTKITQQYFAQLSPSQRQRSYDFYYMDYLMFNYSKPFEDLY